The genomic interval TGCTAAAGGCTTTGTATTCCGTTGTTGGCAATATTAGAAACCAGCTATAACTTATCAGGAGATAATAAATAGCTAAAAAATATAGAAATATTTCTATAGGGTTGTTATTGATACAAAGTACTACTTGTTTTGCCGGATATGTTGTAACCGATGGGATAATTACCAAGGTTGCTAATTCTGAAGCGAATAATGATAGGTTTGTTGTTTCTGTATCTGGAGGCAGTGGTCCGTGTGCAAATCAAAATATATCGTTTCCAAAAGGAAAAGCCGGTTCACCGGAAATTTTTACTAGAGCTTTTAGTATGGCACTAACAGGACTTAGCACGGGCATGAAAGTGCGCATACATAATTACGAATCTGACGACTGTTTTAATGCTGCATGGATTGAACTTAGCAAGTAGTTTCTAACAAAGTACTGCTAGCTTAGGGATTACCTACGTTCCGCTTCGGTAATCCTATAAGTGCAGTGTTATGCGATCAAAGGACTAGGCCATGAGTAAGGTAATTTGTGGTCATTCAGACTTGATATGACAGTTCTTGATGCAGATTTACTGAGAGAAGAATTTGGAACAAGGAAAGTAGGAAATCACTAACAAATCGAGACGAATACAATTCAAACCAGTCTGGCCTTACAAATTCTTTCCACCAGCGCCTTCAGCTTGATCACTTCCGATTCCAGATACTTCAATTCCTCTTCTGTGATTTCGTAATGCTCTGAATAACGTGCGTCGATGTAGGCGCGTTGCAAGCGGCGAAAACAACGCCTATGGAATTTACTATCTAGGGGAAAAATACTGCCAAACTCGGGATCGATCTGTATGCAAAGATGTTGCAGTTTTTCGATGTTGTGAGTTTTCGGAAAGTAGTTAGTGCAGGTGAGGAGTGCACAGGCATACAATCGTTCTACAGATTGGTGAAGCATAAATGCAGCGTGAATTAAATCCTCTTCAGAGAGAGCAAATTCAAAGTGTCGAAGAAAACGAAAGGAAGAGTTTGAAAATTGATCATAATGCTTCTGCGCAATCTCGCGGCGTTCTGCTTCGGTTAAGTTTCCGGGTAGTGCCAGCGGTCTGGGAGTTGCCGAAAACAGCTCAATGCCTTCCTCACGGATATCCTTAAAAAAATAATGACCCTGAAGCAGGCGTTTATTCACGTCTTCCAGGTCATGCACAATCAACCCCAACGGCGCAGAAGTGACCTTGCGGCTGATCTGTTCTTCTGCCCGTTGCCAGACGATATCCTCATCCACCAGCGTCGGCTTGTTCACCACCACCAGAATATCGTAATCACTGATATAACCATTCTCCGGATCATTCACCCAGGTACCCTTGGCGTGGCTGCCAAAGAGAATGATTTTCAAAATCCGGTACTCGGTTCTGCGCCCGGTCTTGCCTTGCAGAAAATCCTCCAGAGTATCACGCAGGATGGTAGAGATAGTCTGGAGCTCGTGCTGCTTGGTTTTCGGCAGGTGATCAAGGCCGGTTTTCATGGTGATCGTGACAAATTCTTGAATACATACAAGCGGCTTAGTGTGAGGGTTGATAGCCGGAATGTCTATAGATTGGCCGGGCGGGGGCAGTGTTGGTTTGGAGGGGTTTATAGGGGACGAAACCAGTGATTGAGCCTGTGACAAATAACCGCGTTGTGAATAGTTTTTCGGGTATCGATTGTTTGCATTTTACACGCCCCTGTCAGCATGATTTACAGGATGCTGTATTCATAAACAGTATGTATAAAATAACACCTATTTTTTTGCGATAAATGTCATAAATAATCATGCTTTAAGACTCAGTATCCAGATATTCGCCGGATACTCGGTCTGAAGACATAATATCCGGAATAATGAGCTGAAAATACGATACTTGTCTGGTTGGTTAAGTATTATGGGTCTTCTATAAAGCCATGAATTCAGTGGCCTGCAGGCGACCGATTTTTCCGGATACTGCGTCTCCAGACCGAATATCCGGCGAGCGAAATTGACAGAAATGGGCTGTGTGCCTATGTTGATGGGGTTTGATGAGACTGAGTCAGTTTGGCGGCTCAGGAAAAAGCGTCTTCTGGATATTTTGTCAGATGACGTGGAATAACTGTTAAGTGATATTAAAGCAGTGTGGAGATATGAAAGAAAAGCTGAATAAAGACCAGTACTTGTTGATAGTGGGCTGCGCTGTAAAAGAGGATTTCTCTGCGTGGAACGAATACGTTAAAGAAACTGAAGACCTAATAAAATTACGTGAAGCAAATTTTGAAGGTTTAGTGATCAAAGAGGCTATATTCCAGAATAAAAATGGCGAGGGTGCTGATTTTTATGGTGCCAACTTCAGTAATGCTCACTTATTATCTGTTGATATGACTGACTGCCATTTTATGGAAGCAAACCTTTCATCTGTTCGTGCAGAAGGTTCAGCTTTCCATCGTGCAGACTTTGTGAGAGCAGAGCTAACTAAAAGTACTTTTACCCTCTGTAATTTTTATGACGCGTCTTTTCAAGAAGCGAATATGTTTTCTGTAGAATTCTATGAGTCTCATTTTCAGGATTGCCGTTTCAATCGTGCTGACTTGTCAAAGGCAAAATTTTACGGCGGAGGCTATAACCCGCTTGTGCGTCAAGAGTTACGTTTTAACTTATGCGGGGCAAGTTTTTATAATGCTAAGTTTACGAGCGAAACGTATTTTCATTTGGCAGATGTGTCCAAAGAGACGGACTTTCGAACAATTAGCTTCGAAAGCGCATGCTATTCGGCAGGATTAAGGCAGTCTCTTCAATATTGTAACCGCCGACATAATTGGAATGACTGGTATAAGAATAATGGTTTTTTTAATAAGCGTTTAGTCCGACTATTTTGGTTTGCATCAAATTATGGAAGCTCTCCCAAACGGGTAATACAGTCATTTTTCTCGGTGTGCTTCTTATATGCATTGATTTACTGGTTGTTTCCATCCCTAACCTCTGTCGAGGGAGATATATCATTTATACGTAGTATTTACTTTTCTGTTGTAACTATGACTACGTTAGGTTTTGGTGATATTTATGCAAATTCTAGTAGTTGGTTTTCTCAGCTGCTATTGACTACTCATGTATTATCAGGGTATGTGTTATTAGGTGCATTAATAACGGTATTATCAAATTTATTTTCCGCCGATGGGCCATCGCGAGGATTGGTCAAGCACCCGCCAGAACCAAAGGCAAGAATGAGGATTAGCGTCAAAAATATCACTTAACAAGGTGCTGCTGCGGAAAATTTACTCGCTGGCGCTCCTAAATTTCCGCAGAGCACGGCGTTAAGTGTGAATCATGAACAAACATTGTTGCGAACGGATGGAAGGCGCAATCAAGCTGGATTGCGAGTTACACGAAGATATTTATTCATGTCCCGATGTTCTTATAAGCTACACATCAAAATTCGACGAATATGGCTTAATCATTCATGATGGTGGTTCTGCTTCAATAGCTATCATATTTTGTCCGTGGTGCGGTACGAAGCTGCCTGAATCCAAAAGAGATTTGTGGTTTGATGAATTAGAGAATAATACAGGACACCCATCTTAACTATTGATATTCACGCCAACAGCCGGCATTATTCGATACTGTATATTTATCAGTATAAAGATGTATGATCATGACCCGATCAAGGAAGTCGCAAATCTCACTTGAAGCCACGCCTTATTATCACTGTGTTTCCCGCTGTGTCCGTCGGGCGTTTCTGTGTGGAGTTGATGCCCTCACCCGGATTAGCTACGAACATCGTCGCCAGTGGGTTGAGGATAGACTGTTGTGGCTGGGTGAGATATTCGCCATCGATATCTGCGCTTATGCCGTTATGTCTAACCATGTCCATGTGGTGCTGCATATTAATGTGCTCCAAAGCCGGCAATGGTCCGCAGAAGACGTTGTGATGCGATGGCATCGTCTGTACAGAGGCTCAGCACTCAGCCACCGGTTTCTGAAAGGTGATGCCTTCTCACCGGCAGAGCAGCAGGCGTTTGAAGCCTTAGTGGCCCAGTGGCGGGAAACCCTGACTTCCATCAGTCGGTTTATGGCGGTGCTTAATGAAGGTATCGCCCGGCGTGCCAATGCCGAAGATCGCTGTACCGGTCGTTTCTGGGAGGGCAGGTTTAAGTCTCAAGCATTGCTCGACGAACAGGCCTTAGCCGCCTGTATGGCGTATGTGGATCTGAATCCCATTCGAGCCAGGATGGCTGTGATACACCGGAAACGTCTGACCATACCTCCGTTCAAATGCGTATTGCGTGCGCCAAGGCGTCCAAACAACCCGGTGATTTACTTCCTTTTGTTGGCAATCCCAGCGCAGACATGCCCGAAGGTTTGCCATTCCAATTAAGCGATTACCTGGAATTGGTGGATTGGACCGGCAGAGCGATTCGGGAAGACAAACGTGGATCTATTGCAGAATCACTTCCTCCCATTCTGACCCGCCTGAATATTTCCGGTAAACAGTGGCAACAATTAACACAGCAATTTGAAAAACAGTTCAGGTGTTTTGCCGGGCAGAGGTCGTCGTTTGAGAAAGTCAGAGATTATTTTCAGTTAAGCCGAACACCACCGAATTTGTTGGCGACCTGATTTCATATCACACCATCAAGTATCCTACTTAAAAGCCTGACTCCTCAAGTAACCTGCTACGCCTCCAGGTCAGCCAGAACTATATTTTTGTTTGCTTTGGAACAAGATGTATATAGTTTGGTTATGTAGTAAACCTGATTCATTCGGTTTTTTTTACAAGGTAGTAGCGAATCATCGTTGCCTTGTTTCGTTTTTTTATTTTAAAGTGGGTGTCCTGTTATATTAATAAAACCATGAATTCAGTGGCCTGCAGGCGACCGATTTTTCTGGATACTGCGTCTCCAGACCGAATATCCAACGAGCGAAATTGACAGAAATGGGCTGTGTGCCTATGTTGATGGGATTTGATGAGACTGAGTGAGTTTGGCGGCTCAGGCAAAAGCGTCTTCTGGATATTTTGTCAGATGACGTGGAATAACTGTTAGCATACCGATTCATCCATAAAACGGAGTTAGAATTTTGAATCGCACTATAAACATTCGTATAACTGATTCAACAAATAAGTCTTGGCAATTCACAGGTCTTAGAGAGCTATACGAGTTTATTGATTCAGAAAAGACCTACTGGAAAGAGAAACGGGATTTATTGGCAAAAAATGAGAGAAATGTGCATCAGTACATGAATGCTCATGCCGTATTACAAAATATCACCAATACAATCGATAGCTGGAAAGACAACCTTGAAGCCTGGGATGACAATCAATTCAATCAACAATTCCAGAATCTTCAGCGAAATAGTTTCAACAACCTGAATAGCCAATGGATGTGGAGTGGACACCCATATAGTAGTGTTTATGCCAAGTGTCATGAATTACACGGAAGCGTAGCGGCGACAGCATTTATTGACTTCGTGGTACGAGGACAGATAAGTAATAACAATACTCGGCAAGGATTTACGGGCTTAATGCTTGCTTATGAGTTTATTAACCAAGATTCTGAATTAGTTAAGAGGCGCAATGGTGAAAAGGTTTCGCTTGGGCATTTAAGAAATCAGTTAAACGAAACAACTAGCAAACTAATTGGTGAGGTTGAGGATTTCAAGTCCGATTTCTCTCGCTGGGATGAACAAACTAGAAGTGATTGGAGTGAGTGGAAGGAGAATGTTTCTACTGCATGGGATGAATGGATGCAGACATCTTCGGCTGAGCATTCAGATCAGTTATCTTCCCAAAAGGATGAGTTCATAAATTATATGGATGGCTGTAGAACAAGGATTGCCGACTTAGAGAATACATATCAGGAAAAGCTCAGATTAGAAAAACCAGCAGATTATTGGAAGAAGGCGGCAAGAAAGTATGGCATTCAAGGCGGATTATGGAGTTTGGCTCTAGTATTTTCTATGTTGTTAGGCTTCGTCTATTTCTATGATTTCTTTATAGCGTGGTTAAAAGGCCAAGAAATTGGAGTAAAACTGCATACGTTGCAGGGGATAGTTATCTTCGGATCGATAATAACGGTTTACGCTTTCCTTATTAAAACGATTTCCAGGCTAGCGTTTAGTGCTTTTCATCTTATGAGGGATGCAGAAGAACGAGAACAGCTAACTTATCTTTACCTTGCGCTTAATCATGGAGGAGATATTGATGCAAGTTCTAGAGAGATCGTGTTACAAGCATTGTTTAGTCGCACCGAGACAGGTCTTCTAGCATCTGAGTCAGGTCCAACCATGCCAGGCATGGCCGAACTTATTAGAACAGCGAGTAAGGCCAAATAATGCGCACGAGAAATATGCTAACAATCGCGTCAATTGGGACTGGTTTTCCGCTAGCGCTCCAAACCAGCCCATTACGCGGGCGTTAGGCGAAAGGTAATCCCATAGATATGATTGATAAAGAAGAACTACACAACATAAATTATGCAGTTGATAACTTTCGTCATTTTCTCTCTGATTCTGAGCGAGTGGCTTTGGATGCAGTCGCGCTAAATGTGACTGGCCTTGGGGATGATAAAGTATCTATTCATATTAAAGGATGTGCAGAGCCATCGGAAGACGTAAGAGAATTACTAAAAGATGGTATGTCTGCCCTGAGGCGGAAGTTGGCAACAAAGCTACTTTCAGAATATCGTAACGAAATATATACAAATAGCTGTTCTAAATGTGGAAAGTTGCCTAAAACTCCAAAGGCTAGAATGTGCACGTGGTGTGGTCATTCATGGTTCGAGTAAATGCGCCTAACAAATTGCTCAATTTGACGCAGCGGTCTACGTTCCTTTTTGTGCATTCGCTTCGCTCATTTTTGCACAAAAATGCACTCCAACCGCTGCGCAAATTAGCAAGGCGTTAGAATTGGTTCTTCATTCAAGTAAATTATGGTTCCGTGGCACAGTCAAATCCGCTACGGTGCAAAGTTAAAATCAGGTGGTATCCAATCGTTAAACTGGGTGCCAAGTTACCATAAAATTGGGTTTGTCCAGTGGCAATTGTTATTCAAAGTTCAATGGTTTCCCGGTCATGCACAATTCTAACAATACAAAGCTGCGGACCACTTCGTGTCAGCTGTTTTAAGCGTTAAATGCTTGAAATCGTTCAAACCAATTAAGGAGAGTTAGCTTGAGTAGCGAAGAAGAAAAAGCAGTAGAAGATTCTCAGGACGATGCTCCAGAGAATGGTGACGTATCGACGCCAAAACAAAGGCGAAAGAAATCAAAAGGAACCCGTCCATTTCCCGTTAATACAATTGAAGAATCGATTGCCGTAGCCAAAGTTATTCGTGAATTTAATGGCGGCAACCCTTGGGGTCCAGATGATATAGCCAAGGCATTGAAGGTCGGAAAGGGTAATAATCTATACTATTTGACGGCTTCGTCCCGAGACTATGGTTTCACAGAAGGAACAATAAGAGCCGAAAAAATATCATTGGCTAACCTGGGTAAAAATGTAGTTTATGCCCGCTCTAAAGAGGAGGAAGTGCAAGCATATGCCGCAGCCTTCAATAACGTTCCATTATTTAAATCTGTCCACGAATATTACAAAGGTAGAGAACTTCCTCAAATTGATTATCTCCGAAATACATTAGTAACTGAGTTCTCATTAGATGAAGAGTTTCATGATGAATTTTATGAAACCTACCAGAAAAACATCCGATTCCTAGCCGATAATAAAGTTCTTGATGCAAAAGTTTCAGGGCCTCAATCAACGCCAAAACAACACTCTGATGATTCCTTAATATTGGGTGAGCCTGAAGGAAAGTCATCCCTTGTAGCATTTGTTGCAATGCCATTCTCAGAAAAGAGTGGGGATTATCCGGATGGTTTCTTTGATGAAGTTCTAACTCAAATAATTACTCCTGCCGCAATCAGTGCGGGCTTCAAAGCCGAAACAGCAAAGAAAATGGGTAGTGATGTAATTCAATCGACCATTATTGGTGACCTAACTAAAGCAGACCTAGTAATTGTTGATTTAACTGAACACAACCCCAATGTTCTCTTCGAGCTTGGTTGGCGTATGG from Gynuella sunshinyii YC6258 carries:
- a CDS encoding DUF5992 family protein; this translates as MIQSTTCFAGYVVTDGIITKVANSEANNDRFVVSVSGGSGPCANQNISFPKGKAGSPEIFTRAFSMALTGLSTGMKVRIHNYESDDCFNAAWIELSK
- a CDS encoding HEPN domain-containing protein, whose translation is MKTGLDHLPKTKQHELQTISTILRDTLEDFLQGKTGRRTEYRILKIILFGSHAKGTWVNDPENGYISDYDILVVVNKPTLVDEDIVWQRAEEQISRKVTSAPLGLIVHDLEDVNKRLLQGHYFFKDIREEGIELFSATPRPLALPGNLTEAERREIAQKHYDQFSNSSFRFLRHFEFALSEEDLIHAAFMLHQSVERLYACALLTCTNYFPKTHNIEKLQHLCIQIDPEFGSIFPLDSKFHRRCFRRLQRAYIDARYSEHYEITEEELKYLESEVIKLKALVERICKARLV
- a CDS encoding pentapeptide repeat-containing protein, which encodes MKEKLNKDQYLLIVGCAVKEDFSAWNEYVKETEDLIKLREANFEGLVIKEAIFQNKNGEGADFYGANFSNAHLLSVDMTDCHFMEANLSSVRAEGSAFHRADFVRAELTKSTFTLCNFYDASFQEANMFSVEFYESHFQDCRFNRADLSKAKFYGGGYNPLVRQELRFNLCGASFYNAKFTSETYFHLADVSKETDFRTISFESACYSAGLRQSLQYCNRRHNWNDWYKNNGFFNKRLVRLFWFASNYGSSPKRVIQSFFSVCFLYALIYWLFPSLTSVEGDISFIRSIYFSVVTMTTLGFGDIYANSSSWFSQLLLTTHVLSGYVLLGALITVLSNLFSADGPSRGLVKHPPEPKARMRISVKNIT
- a CDS encoding DUF6980 family protein, with protein sequence MNKHCCERMEGAIKLDCELHEDIYSCPDVLISYTSKFDEYGLIIHDGGSASIAIIFCPWCGTKLPESKRDLWFDELENNTGHPS
- a CDS encoding transposase, with product MTRSRKSQISLEATPYYHCVSRCVRRAFLCGVDALTRISYEHRRQWVEDRLLWLGEIFAIDICAYAVMSNHVHVVLHINVLQSRQWSAEDVVMRWHRLYRGSALSHRFLKGDAFSPAEQQAFEALVAQWRETLTSISRFMAVLNEGIARRANAEDRCTGRFWEGRFKSQALLDEQALAACMAYVDLNPIRARMAVIHRKRLTIPPFKCVLRAPRRPNNPVIYFLLLAIPAQTCPKVCHSN
- a CDS encoding DUF6161 domain-containing protein, which produces MNRTINIRITDSTNKSWQFTGLRELYEFIDSEKTYWKEKRDLLAKNERNVHQYMNAHAVLQNITNTIDSWKDNLEAWDDNQFNQQFQNLQRNSFNNLNSQWMWSGHPYSSVYAKCHELHGSVAATAFIDFVVRGQISNNNTRQGFTGLMLAYEFINQDSELVKRRNGEKVSLGHLRNQLNETTSKLIGEVEDFKSDFSRWDEQTRSDWSEWKENVSTAWDEWMQTSSAEHSDQLSSQKDEFINYMDGCRTRIADLENTYQEKLRLEKPADYWKKAARKYGIQGGLWSLALVFSMLLGFVYFYDFFIAWLKGQEIGVKLHTLQGIVIFGSIITVYAFLIKTISRLAFSAFHLMRDAEEREQLTYLYLALNHGGDIDASSREIVLQALFSRTETGLLASESGPTMPGMAELIRTASKAK